A single Chlorocebus sabaeus isolate Y175 chromosome 3, mChlSab1.0.hap1, whole genome shotgun sequence DNA region contains:
- the LOC140711416 gene encoding uncharacterized protein, protein MSGPSSGEGGAGGRRRRRRRRRRSLSL, encoded by the coding sequence ATGAGCGGCCCCAGTAGCGGCGAGGGCGGCgcgggggggaggaggagaagaaggaggaggagaagaaggtcGCTGTCTTTGTAG